Below is a genomic region from Immundisolibacter sp..
GCCGTGCCCGGCGCTGCGCTTTCATAGCCTGCGGCCGCATTGGCCCAGGCCGGTGGGTGGCCGCGCAAAATGCCAGGCAGCGCCAGTGGCAGGCGCCGCGCCGGCCGACGAATGCCGGTATATCGAAGCGCACCGCTGCCACCGCCCCACCACGGGGTGAGTCCAAACGCCAGCCGTGGCAGTGTCGTCAATACGATCACCAGAAAGTCGTGCTGGATCGACGCTGTATGGTCCAGGCAAAGCATGATAGGGACTGCCGTAACCGGCGCCTGACCCCACAGCATGCGGCTCAGGCGGCCGGTGATCCAAAGCCCGGTGCCCAGCGCGCTGCGCATGCCGGGCCATGGGGTTCGCTCACGAAAGGCGTTGCATTCGCTCACTGCCTGCGGCAGGCCACCCGCGTTAAAGAAAAAACCGCACCGGGTGGCGCCGTTGGTTTCCTGCACGATCAGTACGCGTTGGCGGGTGGTGGTCAGAGCACCTGTCAGCAGGCGCTGCAGCAGACGCTGCGGTCGGCCGTGGCTGCCAAGCCCGTAGGCGGTCATATTGCTGGTTCCGCCGGCCAGGACCAGCAGTTGCGGTGGCTGGGGGAATGGCGAGCGTAGCGCGAGCGTGGTCAGCGCCGCCTGCACGGTGCCGTCGCCACCGTTAAGGACGACCTGCGTG
It encodes:
- a CDS encoding diacylglycerol kinase family protein gives rise to the protein MADATRVGIISNPASRHNSRGGLAAIETVLAAYRAVPHCLARDPDEIENALGKLAATGVTQVVLNGGDGTVQAALTTLALRSPFPQPPQLLVLAGGTSNMTAYGLGSHGRPQRLLQRLLTGALTTTRQRVLIVQETNGATRCGFFFNAGGLPQAVSECNAFRERTPWPGMRSALGTGLWITGRLSRMLWGQAPVTAVPIMLCLDHTASIQHDFLVIVLTTLPRLAFGLTPWWGGGSGALRYTGIRRPARRLPLALPGILRGHPPAWANAAAGYESAAPGTAVLTPDGVYALDGEGYQPPAGTELKVSAGPEFEFLRP